A region of Panicum virgatum strain AP13 chromosome 8N, P.virgatum_v5, whole genome shotgun sequence DNA encodes the following proteins:
- the LOC120685181 gene encoding vegetative cell wall protein gp1-like, whose product MPAGSSPPARRRRRSRKEGPPTPSPLPPSHKPNPLPPGTEIEVRIDDEGFYGSWYEATVVGFDPATGRRSPAKYTVAYSHLEAQYAPDSVAPSHVLPRPPPPSGPGSPSSTPAPPRLLLHDFADAFGCNVAPAPSHVRPRPPHPPGPGSPSSTTALPRFLLHDFVEVFDRSGWWSGIVVAPAPADPGSPVTVAFLITREVLPFPAHLVRPHRDYIGGEWAPSLSVIAVQPRRAVRVYKAGENVELLREREAYGNS is encoded by the coding sequence ATGCCCGCtggcagctcgccgccggcgcggcgccggcgccggagccgcaAGGAAGGTCCGCCGACACCCTCCCCGCTTCCCCCCTCCCATAAACCGAACCCGCTGCCGCCCGGCACCGAGATCGAGGTCCGCATCGACGACGAGGGCTTCTACGGCTCCTGGTACGAGGCCACCGTCGTCGGCTTCGACCCCGCCACCGGCCGCAGGTCCCCGGCGAAGTACACCGTCGCCTACTCCCACCTCGAAGCCCAGTACGCCCCTGACTCCGTCGCTCCCTCCCACGTCCTCCCGCGGCCCCCGCCACCGTCGGGCCCGGGATCTCCGTCGTcgaccccggcgccgccgcgcctcctcctacATGACTTCGCCGACGCCTTCGGCTGCAACGTCGCGCCCGCGCCCTCCCACGTCCGCCCGCGGCCCCCGCATCCCCCGGGCCCGGGGTCACCGTCGTCGACCACGGCGCTGCCGCGCTTCCTCCTACATGACTTCGTTGAGGTCTTCGACCGCAGCGGCTGGTGGTCGGGCATCGTCGTCGCGCCTGCGCCCGCCGACCCCGGCTCCCCCGTCACCGTCGCATTCCTCATCACCCGCGAGGTCCTCCCTTTCCCCGCACACCTCGTCCGCCCCCATCGCGACTACATCGGTGGCGAGTGGGCCCCATCGCTGTCCGTGATCGCCGTCCAGCCGAGGCGTGCCGTCAGGGTCTACAAGGCCGGGGAGAATGTCGAATTGCTGAGGGAGCGGGAGGCGTACGGCAACTCCTGA
- the LOC120684611 gene encoding uncharacterized protein LOC120684611, protein MADIALGIVERIIKVAFKLNEAVGTVQQNEEECRALEEEMAILIASLLPLQVMGAVNPAMTRALMGLEKTIDSALELVTNCQEKHTFVHRLFTASDMAKKLARVKDDIHRKVDMCILGLLAISVECYCYTVTVPFSSAHLPPLAQLHQDAGKLDMSYNSHARSGVNSMTTMSVTGSEVPYGPLSGTTELTFSKLEATTQNISGENVAEGGGQTRVYTMKKIVIKISMISDRSRAKAMELLAKANGVSSIGIVGDGRDRLEVVGDGMDAFCLVKCLRKELGHAELLMMGDVKDKEARPEPVVVVNTEEARPADDKPASRRRRFRENFTKLLPKFVWSRTRTSISPPALSPAASHLFPDVLPSSTAVVSTASPPSRAVDPLLPPVRTAPARRRRRTGFNMSRIRRLSVPRLAATRRLPTTPEPGGAASA, encoded by the exons ATGGCCGACATCGCACTGGGCATTGTGGAGAGGATCATCAAAGTTGCATTCAAGCTCAATGAAGCCGTGGGGACGGTCCAGCAGAACGAGGAGGAGTGCCGAGCTCTCGAGGAGGAGATGGCCATACTCATCGCCAGCCTGTTGCCGCTCCAGGTGATGGGGGCGGTGAACCCGGCGATGACCAGAGCTCTGATGGGTCTCGAGAAGACCATCGATAGTGCCCTCGAGCTCGTCACAAACTGCCAGGAGAAGCACACCTTCGTGCACCGTCTCTTCACGGCTAGCGACATGGCTAAAAAGCTGGCTCGGGTGAAGGACGATATACACCGGAAAGTCGACATGTGTATCTTAGGGCTCTTAGCCATCAGTGTGGAATGCTACTGCTACACCGTCACTGTTCCATTTAGCAGTGCTCATCTTCCTCCGCTCGCACAGCTACATCAG GATGCTGGGAAGCTGGACATGTCATACAACAGTCATGCCAG ATCTGGCGTCAACAGCATGACAACAATGTCCGTGACGGGAAGCGAGGTGCCCTATGGTCCCTTATCGG GAACAACAGAGCTTACCTTTTCCAAGTTGGAGGCAACTACACAGAACATTTCAGGAGAAAACGTTGCCGAAGGAGGTGGCCAAACTCGAGTCTACACAATG aaaaagattGTAATCAAGATTAGTATGATCAGCGATCGGAGCAGAGCTAAGGCTATGGAGTTACTCGCCAAGGCTAACG GAGTGTCATCGATTGGGATAGTTGGGGACGGGAGGGACAGGCTGGAGGTGGTCGGCGACGGCATGGACGCCTTCTGCCTTGTAAAATGCCTGCGCAAGGAGCTGGGCCACGCGGAACTCCTGATGATGGGGGATGTCAAGGACAAAGAGGCACGGCCGgagccggtggtggtggtgaacaCCGAAGAGGCGCGTCCTGCAGACGACAAGCCggccagcaggcggcggcgtttCCGGGAAAATTTTACCAAATTATTACCCAAATTCGTGTGGTCGCGCACTCGCACAAGTATTTCTCCTCCAGCACTATCGCCGGCTGCATCCCATCTCTTCCCGGATGTGTTGCCGTCCTCCACAGCCGTCGTCAGCacggcctcgccgccctccAGGGCGGTGGATCCACTGCTCCCGCCCGTGAGGACGGCCCCGGCGCGACGTAGACGACGCACCGGCTTCAACATGTCCAGAATCCGGCGCCTGAGCGTGCCCCGGTTGGCCGCGACGCGCCGCCTCCCGACGACGCCGGAGCCCGGGGGTGCCGCGTCCGCGTGA
- the LOC120685182 gene encoding 4-hydroxyphenylacetaldehyde oxime monooxygenase-like, producing MAAISLTSLLISLPQQWQLICAVSLLLLTWSWWSSREGRLIKLPPGPSTLPLLGNLHQLGPLPHRALRDLARVHGPVMRLRLGRSPAVVLSSAATAWEALRGHDLDCCTRPVSAGTRRLTYDLKNVAFAPYGAYWREARKLLTLELLSARRVRAAWSARRDQVERLASTLRRAEGKPVALDEHVLRLSDEIIGTVAFGSIYGGDRFAQQNKSFQDAIDDVMEMLAGAGSSAEDLQLPRVMGRHVDRFTGFAARRERIFRQLDAFFETVIEQHLLDHHPNKRAENGGDLVDVLIDLWKNPRGAFTFTKDHVKAIIFSTFVAGIDTNAATILWAMSELVRNPRVLNKVQAEFRAAVGGGRQVQPDDMAKLSYLRMVVKETLRLHPPAPLLLPRETMRGIQVGGYDVPAKTRIYVNAWAIGRDPANWPDGPEEFNPDRFEATEVDLKGEHPILMPFGTGRRICPGMAMAMATVEFTLATLLFGFQWALPEGMVADDVSMEEQGSLICHRSTPLVLVPTLYRHGLDE from the exons atggcgGCGATCTCACTCACCTCGCTGCTCATCTCCCTACCCCAACAATGGCAACTTATCTGTGCCGTCTCCCTCCTGCTGTTAACGTGGAGTTGGTGGTCGTCCAGGGAAGGCCGGCTCATCAAGCTACCACCGGGCCCCTCCACGCTGCCCCTCCTGGGCAACCTGCACCAGCTCGGCCCGCTGCCACACCGGGCCCTGCGCGACCTGGCCCGCGTCCACGGGCCGGTGATGCGGCTCCGGCTCGGCCGGTCGCCGGCCGTGGTGCtctcgtcggcggcgacggcgtgggagGCGCTCCGGGGCCACGACCTCGACTGCTGCACGCGGCCCGTCTCGGCGGGCACGCGGAGGCTCACCTACGACCTCAAGAACGTGGCCTTCGCGCCCTACGGCGCCTACTGGCGCGAGGCGCGCAAGCTTCTCACCCTGGAGCTCCTCAGCGCGCGCCGCGTCCGGGCGGCGTGGAGCGCGCGCCGTGACCAGGTGGAGCGGCTGGCGAGCACCCTGcgccgcgcggaggggaagccggtGGCGCTGGACGAGCACGTCCTGCGCCTCTCCGACGAGATCATCGGCACGGTGGCGTTCGGCAGCATCTACGGCGGCGACAGGTTCGCCCAGCAGAACAAGAGCTTCCAGGACGCGATCGACGACGTCATGGAGATGCTCGCCGGCGCGGGCTCCTCCGCCGAGGACCTGCAGCTCCCCAGAGTGATGGGCCGCCACGTCGACCGCTTTACAGGcttcgccgcccgccgcgagcGGATCTTCAGGCAGCTCGACGCCTTCTTCGAGACGGTCATCGAGCAGCACCTGCTGGACCACCACCCTAATAAGCGCGCGGAGAACGGCGGCGACCTCGTCGACGTCCTCATCGACCTGTGGAAGAATCCCCGTGGCGCCTTCACCTTCACCAAGGACCACGTCAAGGCCATAATCTTT TCGACGTTCGTCGCTGGGATCGACACGAATGCAGCGACGATACTGTGGGCGATGTCAGAGCTCGTCCGGAACCCTCGCGTGCTCAACAAGGTGCAGGCCGAGTTCAGGgctgcggtgggcggcggcaggCAGGTGCAGCCGGACGACATGGCGAAGCTCAGCTACCTCCGGATGGTGGTCAAGGAGACCCTGCGGCTgcacccgccggcgccgctgctgctgccgagggAGACCATGCGGGGCATCCAGGTCGGCGGCTACGACGTGCCGGCCAAGACCAGGATCTACGTGAACGCGTGGGCGATCGGCAGGGATCCGGCGAACTGGCCCGACGGCCCGGAGGAGTTCAACCCAGACAGGTTCGAGGCGACCGAGGTGGACCTCAAGGGGGAGCACCCCATCCTGATGCCGTTCGGCACGGGGCGGCGGATATGCCCgggcatggccatggccatggccaccgTCGAGTTCACGCTCGCCACCCTGCTCTTCGGCTTCCAGTGGGCGCTCCCGGAGGGGATGGTGGCGGACGACGTGAGCATGGAGGAACAAGGAAGCCTCATCTGCCACCGGAGCACGCCGCTCGTGCTCGTGCCAACCCTGTACCGCCACGGCCTTGATGAATAG